A window from Dehalobacter sp. DCA encodes these proteins:
- a CDS encoding tetratricopeptide repeat-containing glycosyltransferase family 2 protein yields the protein MITISLCMIVRDEELTLERCLTGIKGIVDEIIIVDTGSVDRTKEIAAKFTTKIYDFTWIDDFAAARNYSFSMAQMDYILWLDADDVILEEDRQLLMELKQEIPLFFDVVMMKYNVGRDEKGHETDTFYRERLVNRSAGFKWCNPIHECIEFSGNILHTEICITHCKERGTSDRNLKILEKLIRQSSKTSARDLYYYARELYINSRYEEAAEQYNRYLDSENMFENYAILACLDLADCYHRAQEWKKALRILIRSFEYGSMRAETLCYIGSLYLEKEEYPKAIGWYELALTLKKPDISWNTVLHDFWGFIPNIQLCYCYYRIGDMEEAQKYNEKAAQYKPDDPGVIFNRKLFSSPGY from the coding sequence ATGATTACGATCAGTTTATGTATGATTGTCCGGGATGAGGAACTGACACTGGAAAGATGTCTGACGGGGATTAAAGGCATTGTCGATGAGATTATCATTGTGGATACCGGTTCTGTTGACCGAACTAAGGAAATTGCAGCAAAATTCACCACGAAGATTTATGATTTTACATGGATTGATGATTTTGCTGCGGCCAGGAACTATTCTTTTTCCATGGCTCAGATGGACTATATCCTGTGGCTGGATGCTGATGATGTAATTTTGGAAGAGGACCGTCAACTTCTTATGGAATTGAAGCAGGAAATACCGCTGTTCTTTGATGTTGTGATGATGAAATACAATGTTGGCAGGGATGAAAAGGGGCATGAGACCGACACCTTTTACAGGGAACGGCTGGTTAACAGAAGTGCCGGTTTCAAATGGTGCAATCCAATTCATGAGTGTATTGAGTTCAGCGGCAATATTCTCCATACTGAAATCTGCATTACGCATTGTAAAGAACGCGGTACAAGCGACCGAAACTTAAAGATCTTGGAAAAACTCATAAGACAAAGCAGCAAAACCAGCGCCAGGGATCTGTACTATTACGCGAGGGAACTGTATATCAACAGCCGTTATGAGGAGGCCGCTGAGCAATACAATCGCTATTTGGACAGTGAAAATATGTTTGAAAACTATGCGATACTGGCTTGTCTGGACCTTGCCGATTGCTATCATCGGGCTCAGGAATGGAAAAAAGCGCTCCGGATATTGATCCGGAGTTTTGAATACGGCAGTATGCGCGCTGAGACACTGTGTTACATTGGGAGCTTATATTTGGAAAAAGAAGAATACCCGAAGGCAATCGGTTGGTACGAGTTGGCGCTTACCCTCAAAAAGCCTGACATCAGCTGGAATACCGTCCTGCATGATTTCTGGGGTTTTATCCCGAATATTCAGCTATGTTACTGTTATTACAGGATCGGAGATATGGAAGAAGCACAAAAATACAATGAAAAAGCGGCTCAATATAAACCGGATGATCCGGGAGTCATATTCAACCGCAAGTTATTTAGCAGTCCTGGCTATTAA
- a CDS encoding glycoside hydrolase family 26 protein → MKKFISVFLLFTFMFLALYTPTADAAAARKARTPGTATASTTVMTGAWLGEWASSGNTAIQDFNALANHRSEVIHTFVYSTQDVSQWEDFMDAAKSEGAINLITLQLKKDDMTDYNTVEINNGKLDEYFATIAQQFKSWQNGTEVWLRPLHEVNGDWYGWCVGNSNVNTNASYKSAYQRIVKIFRANGATNVKFVYNVNYQNKGSATYMGAYPGNNYVDYVSVDGYNWGTSQQWSSWQTFRQVFDAPYKALASGSTKPIIIAEIGSSEQGGSKAAWITDMKAQIKAGVYPRLKANIWFNDNYDMDCAIDTSEFSLAAFRG, encoded by the coding sequence ATGAAAAAGTTTATATCTGTATTTCTATTATTTACCTTTATGTTTTTAGCACTTTATACACCTACTGCTGATGCCGCAGCAGCAAGGAAGGCTAGAACACCGGGAACAGCAACGGCATCGACAACGGTAATGACTGGAGCCTGGCTGGGAGAATGGGCTTCGTCGGGAAATACAGCTATTCAGGATTTTAACGCACTGGCTAACCATCGCAGTGAAGTAATTCACACTTTTGTTTATTCAACACAGGATGTGAGCCAATGGGAAGATTTTATGGATGCCGCTAAAAGTGAAGGCGCAATTAACTTGATCACCCTGCAATTGAAGAAAGATGATATGACAGATTACAATACTGTTGAGATAAACAATGGCAAGTTGGATGAATACTTCGCCACAATTGCCCAGCAGTTTAAATCTTGGCAAAATGGTACGGAAGTTTGGCTTCGTCCGCTGCACGAGGTTAACGGAGATTGGTATGGTTGGTGTGTTGGAAATAGCAACGTAAATACCAATGCTTCGTACAAGAGCGCATACCAAAGGATCGTAAAAATATTCCGTGCAAACGGTGCAACAAATGTTAAGTTCGTGTATAACGTAAATTATCAAAATAAAGGAAGCGCCACTTATATGGGAGCATATCCTGGTAACAATTATGTGGACTATGTTTCTGTGGATGGATATAACTGGGGAACATCTCAGCAGTGGAGCAGTTGGCAAACTTTCAGACAAGTGTTTGATGCGCCTTATAAGGCATTAGCAAGCGGTTCTACGAAGCCGATAATCATTGCAGAAATTGGTTCGTCTGAGCAAGGTGGTAGTAAAGCTGCATGGATTACGGATATGAAGGCTCAGATTAAGGCAGGAGTGTATCCTAGACTTAAGGCAAATATTTGGTTTAATGACAATTATGATATGGATTGTGCGATCGATACTTCGGAATTTTCACTTGCAGCTTTTCGAGGATAA
- a CDS encoding tyrosine-protein kinase family protein codes for MAIGLSVAMANSGWRVLLIDADMRKPVAAKRLSEDTQPGLSDYLTGRIDLKDIIRETNITNFYFVSCGSDILNPIGLLSSARFEEIMQKLHEAYDFVLFDTPALASVVDGAMVASKVDASLLIVKMGSTKLPDLKRAKEQLQNFNSCILGVVLNKVKKRDYKLHYGSYDYFFKSERFFKNKKAGHIKLSNRVK; via the coding sequence TTGGCTATTGGACTCTCGGTAGCAATGGCAAACTCAGGTTGGAGAGTATTACTGATAGATGCGGACATGCGAAAGCCAGTCGCTGCAAAGAGACTGAGTGAAGATACACAGCCGGGCCTTTCCGATTATTTGACCGGAAGGATTGATCTGAAAGATATAATTCGTGAAACAAATATTACGAACTTCTATTTTGTATCTTGCGGCAGTGATATTCTAAATCCAATTGGGCTTTTAAGTTCTGCCCGCTTTGAAGAGATCATGCAGAAACTGCATGAAGCGTATGATTTTGTGCTCTTCGATACTCCTGCGTTAGCAAGCGTTGTTGACGGTGCGATGGTAGCTTCCAAAGTGGATGCATCTTTACTAATTGTAAAAATGGGTTCTACAAAATTACCTGATTTGAAACGGGCAAAAGAACAGCTTCAGAACTTTAATTCCTGTATTTTAGGTGTTGTACTGAACAAAGTTAAAAAGCGTGACTATAAATTGCATTATGGTTCTTATGATTATTTTTTCAAGTCGGAACGGTTTTTTAAGAATAAAAAAGCTGGACATATCAAACTTAGCAACCGAGTAAAATAA
- the galU gene encoding UTP--glucose-1-phosphate uridylyltransferase GalU encodes MKIKKAVIPAAGLGTRFLPATKALPKEMLPIVDKPTIQYIVEEAIDSGIEDILIITGRGKWPIVDYFDHSPELEIYLESRGQLDLLEKIKNLSNMANIHYIRQNKPLGLGHAIYSAKSFVGQEPFAVLLGDDVIKAKIPATQQLINVAERTSCSVIGIQEVLKSDVHKYGIVDPLDHIGDVWRVKDLVEKPAVTEAPSRLAIMGRYVINPSIFKNLERIEPGAGGEIQLTDALKAQGKDEPVYACRFEGKRYDVGDKIGYLKATVEFALESPDLGYQFGQYLEELYLERSKVKQREAKKRGGIAAS; translated from the coding sequence ATGAAAATAAAAAAGGCCGTCATTCCTGCAGCGGGACTCGGTACAAGATTTCTGCCAGCGACCAAAGCACTGCCAAAAGAAATGCTGCCGATTGTTGACAAGCCGACGATTCAGTATATTGTTGAAGAAGCCATTGACTCAGGAATAGAAGACATTCTTATTATTACAGGAAGAGGCAAGTGGCCGATCGTTGACTACTTTGACCATTCACCGGAGCTGGAGATATATCTGGAGAGCAGAGGACAGCTAGATCTTCTGGAAAAAATCAAGAATCTTTCCAATATGGCTAACATTCACTATATCCGTCAGAATAAACCGCTTGGTCTTGGGCATGCTATTTATTCTGCCAAGTCTTTCGTAGGACAAGAGCCCTTTGCAGTTTTACTTGGCGATGATGTTATCAAAGCTAAGATTCCGGCAACCCAGCAACTAATAAATGTTGCTGAAAGAACTTCCTGCAGTGTGATTGGAATTCAGGAAGTGCTCAAAAGTGACGTGCATAAATATGGAATCGTAGACCCGCTTGATCATATTGGCGATGTTTGGAGAGTAAAGGATCTTGTTGAAAAACCGGCTGTTACAGAAGCACCTTCCAGATTAGCGATCATGGGCCGATATGTGATTAATCCCTCAATATTTAAAAATTTAGAGAGAATTGAGCCTGGAGCTGGAGGAGAAATCCAACTAACAGACGCACTAAAAGCTCAAGGCAAGGATGAACCGGTTTACGCCTGCCGTTTTGAAGGAAAAAGATATGATGTAGGTGATAAGATTGGTTACTTAAAAGCTACAGTAGAATTTGCGTTAGAATCTCCAGATCTTGGATATCAATTTGGGCAGTATCTTGAGGAATTGTATCTTGAAAGAAGTAAAGTTAAGCAAAGGGAAGCTAAGAAGAGAGGCGGTATTGCTGCTTCCTAA
- a CDS encoding glycosyltransferase, whose protein sequence is MIPPFISYITFNRLGLTARNLDSILDTSEEFEMHIIDSNSRDDTWEYLRSLQDPRIQSVTRLPLNCGPIYPLNLNLSRRKPEQYFLTIDSDVFMISKKWISRFMEVFEIFPEVGLLGVKRGKPYPRYYPPVISRVKDNIHYLQLENGHIDAPLDFVPGCCQALRPELINQIGYWNEECCYGDSELSARICCHTDFKAGFINTVEIEMTQSINCAECQAERWCSLNHPVDTCFNIWRRYYINRAAAAKFRPNFLKVFQELKQGKRSAYSASISDPESTRKNLYHQNWAMENIKYYIQNSN, encoded by the coding sequence ATGATTCCACCTTTCATCAGTTATATTACATTTAACCGCTTAGGTCTGACCGCGAGAAATCTTGATTCGATCCTCGATACTTCAGAAGAATTTGAAATGCACATCATCGACAGCAATTCCAGGGATGATACCTGGGAATATTTAAGATCCCTTCAGGACCCTCGCATCCAATCAGTAACCAGGCTTCCTCTAAACTGCGGGCCCATTTATCCCCTGAACTTGAATCTTTCCAGAAGAAAACCGGAACAATATTTTTTAACCATTGACAGTGATGTTTTTATGATCAGCAAGAAATGGATTTCACGTTTTATGGAGGTTTTTGAGATATTTCCTGAGGTAGGTCTTCTGGGCGTTAAAAGAGGAAAACCTTACCCTCGGTATTACCCTCCGGTTATTTCCAGAGTTAAAGACAATATTCATTATTTACAATTAGAAAACGGTCATATTGACGCTCCGCTCGACTTTGTTCCAGGCTGCTGCCAAGCCTTAAGACCGGAATTAATCAATCAAATCGGTTATTGGAACGAAGAATGCTGTTATGGTGATTCCGAACTATCTGCGCGGATCTGTTGTCATACTGATTTCAAGGCAGGTTTTATCAATACCGTTGAAATTGAGATGACGCAGTCCATTAACTGCGCCGAATGTCAGGCTGAAAGATGGTGCAGCTTGAATCATCCGGTAGACACCTGTTTCAATATCTGGCGCAGATATTATATTAATAGAGCTGCCGCCGCAAAGTTCCGGCCAAACTTTCTCAAGGTATTCCAGGAACTTAAGCAAGGAAAAAGGTCAGCCTATTCAGCCTCAATATCCGATCCCGAGTCAACCCGAAAAAACCTGTATCATCAAAACTGGGCAATGGAAAATATCAAATATTATATTCAAAATTCCAATTAA
- a CDS encoding YveK family protein: MDRVDFQSVFFSMIRKWWLIVLLVAVGGGAGYLTSQLTKPIYEADTKLYIQIDQGMMNESFVEQYSKILSSRTITSVITNDIKRYDIDEIQLMSMITIEIEKDSNVFTIKAQNSSPYIAATVANVTSQVFMDQINKIANINAVAILDKAQVPKDPLSNHMPVKTLLGIFLGLILSISIIYLIEYFDTSIRSAKDIEEELNLYVIGLIPEHDIR, from the coding sequence ATGGATAGAGTGGATTTCCAAAGTGTATTTTTTTCTATGATAAGAAAATGGTGGTTAATTGTACTACTGGTAGCCGTAGGCGGGGGAGCCGGTTATCTGACCAGTCAATTAACAAAACCGATCTATGAAGCTGATACAAAACTATATATTCAAATTGATCAAGGTATGATGAATGAATCCTTCGTAGAGCAATATTCAAAAATCTTATCCAGCAGGACGATTACATCGGTAATAACTAATGATATTAAAAGATACGATATAGACGAGATACAACTTATGTCTATGATAACGATTGAGATTGAAAAAGATTCTAATGTATTTACCATTAAAGCTCAAAATTCCAGCCCATATATCGCTGCTACTGTAGCTAATGTCACTTCGCAAGTATTTATGGATCAAATTAATAAGATCGCAAATATTAATGCGGTTGCCATTTTAGATAAAGCGCAGGTTCCTAAGGATCCGTTATCGAATCATATGCCTGTAAAGACACTTCTTGGAATCTTCTTAGGATTAATTCTTTCGATTAGTATAATTTATTTAATTGAGTATTTTGATACATCGATTCGTTCAGCAAAGGATATCGAAGAGGAACTTAACCTTTATGTAATCGGTTTGATTCCAGAACACGATATCCGCTAA
- the fliB gene encoding flagellin lysine-N-methylase: MNINQDEVRSMTEAKRKVLSPSYLKTFSCIASACENSCCIGFNIRIDPETFSKYKMENDPLIRKLFEENIYIIRSSTAKQDYITINPTKDYRCPFLTEEKLCFLQCRKGEQYLSEICASFPCIGNIFNGVLEKSATLACPEAARLALSQTEAMDLIEVEEPNDTRNFVYNLLNTEDEIFQNKPAKHLSELREFTWSILKNRKYHLDDRVVFLGAFMEEVERLEKVSAVDRIPDLILSYTALFSDASAMKDITAIPVSPVPRISLFLPPAIRVILPSIESDRYLRCFSKFLEGIRFYASTSYTQVGKCYEEAYQRYYSPFMREHDYILENYLLNYVFMKLFPYDLNGNSVYYSYLLLAVNYALLKMQLVGISAYQQELTVDTALMVIQSYTKAVEHKYPILHNLIQALKQNHLDSLAHIAVFVKD, translated from the coding sequence ATGAATATAAACCAGGATGAGGTGCGTTCCATGACCGAAGCAAAAAGAAAGGTTTTATCCCCTTCCTATCTGAAAACCTTCAGCTGTATTGCCTCAGCCTGTGAAAATTCCTGCTGCATAGGGTTTAACATCCGAATAGATCCTGAAACCTTCAGCAAATACAAGATGGAAAATGATCCGCTAATTCGCAAGTTATTTGAAGAAAACATTTATATCATCCGCAGTTCGACAGCAAAACAGGATTATATCACCATCAATCCGACCAAAGATTATCGTTGTCCTTTCCTCACGGAGGAAAAACTGTGCTTCCTGCAATGCCGGAAAGGAGAACAGTACTTATCCGAGATCTGCGCTTCCTTTCCGTGTATAGGCAATATTTTTAACGGTGTCCTGGAAAAATCAGCGACTCTAGCTTGTCCGGAAGCGGCGCGTCTAGCTCTGTCACAGACTGAGGCGATGGATTTAATCGAAGTTGAAGAGCCTAATGATACCCGGAATTTTGTTTACAATTTGCTGAACACCGAAGACGAAATATTTCAGAATAAACCTGCGAAGCACCTGTCTGAACTCAGAGAATTCACTTGGAGTATCCTGAAAAACAGAAAATACCATTTAGATGACAGGGTTGTTTTTCTTGGGGCCTTTATGGAAGAGGTTGAACGACTGGAGAAAGTGTCTGCTGTTGATAGAATCCCGGATCTCATTTTGAGCTACACAGCTCTTTTTTCGGATGCTTCAGCAATGAAGGATATAACAGCCATTCCTGTTTCTCCGGTCCCACGTATTTCCCTGTTTCTACCTCCTGCTATCCGTGTGATTCTTCCCTCGATTGAATCAGACCGGTATCTGCGTTGTTTCAGTAAATTCTTAGAAGGAATTCGTTTTTATGCTTCAACAAGTTATACCCAAGTTGGTAAATGCTATGAAGAAGCCTACCAAAGGTATTACTCCCCTTTTATGCGTGAACATGACTATATCCTGGAAAACTACCTCTTAAATTACGTTTTTATGAAGCTGTTCCCTTATGACTTGAATGGGAATTCAGTTTATTACAGTTACTTGCTTCTGGCAGTTAATTATGCCTTGCTCAAAATGCAGCTCGTTGGAATATCGGCTTATCAGCAGGAATTGACCGTTGATACTGCCCTCATGGTGATTCAATCCTATACAAAGGCTGTCGAACATAAATACCCGATTCTCCATAACCTGATTCAAGCGCTGAAACAAAACCATTTGGATTCTCTCGCTCATATTGCAGTTTTTGTCAAGGATTAA
- a CDS encoding two-component system sensor histidine kinase NtrB: MTVSEWIEAAEMIKSERWNIFLECIGTGLHLKLMIVSEDGTLLTKRPESCPICHQTYEPFSRQPVRWPLNEGFFLDAVECSSCRQGKSNFSVADRARLAANMLSSFQNALAGSSGEIRTVELSALRKLNHTVISLCHGEENVQDQLLELILNALMILLDAEGSWLEYADSGFSVLLIKGDERAVEAARLNKYSFETTVFEINQGNLHGELGVLQPRDFSRAEFLLPLMAEECIIAFDGVCLCRLLKKQLDVLLGAVGSAVVMIDRHYRIIYANRQAEQLMNGANVDLLGSSIADWPGPWLGYIRSNTIIPVGGQMDSFPDKYSDSDICRVDWQVSPLLEETTVRGWLLLLEDRTDYYRWQESARQAERFEATAKMVGVLAHELRNPISAASGLLQLMGRKKDPELTRNYKDLVLRELDRVTRLLNEFLLLGKPSNIEAEPIDPVAFLQELMPLFQGEAMGTKSDIILETGKVSPVAADPGQLTQVMLNLVRNAVQAADAGGRVIIRLEERGNQVCINVIDNGPGLTPEAMKNLFRPFFTTKERGTGLGLPIVRAIVHNHGGEITAFNREEGGAVFSMSFPPAANEKNSETDVLIALEDNLFNYPLEQALLSTGVKVTTISGLKRVLQGSDEMGSFEIYPKVVIAESPDGEDGPKTSALIAECRTHWPDSRILLLVTSIQPPSMVKETDEAIQYSGNQQVSYIQYSADLTGLISTVQRLLEHWE; the protein is encoded by the coding sequence ATGACCGTGTCCGAGTGGATTGAGGCAGCCGAAATGATCAAGTCGGAACGCTGGAACATTTTTTTGGAATGTATCGGAACAGGCTTACATTTGAAATTGATGATTGTATCTGAAGATGGCACGTTATTAACGAAAAGGCCTGAGTCCTGCCCCATTTGTCATCAGACGTATGAACCTTTCAGCCGGCAACCTGTTCGCTGGCCATTGAATGAAGGTTTCTTTCTGGATGCAGTGGAGTGCTCTTCCTGCCGGCAGGGAAAATCGAATTTTTCCGTGGCTGACCGGGCCCGTTTAGCTGCGAATATGCTCAGCAGCTTCCAGAATGCGCTGGCCGGATCTAGCGGAGAGATACGGACTGTTGAATTATCTGCGCTGCGTAAATTGAACCATACTGTTATATCTCTTTGTCACGGAGAAGAAAATGTTCAGGATCAATTGCTTGAGCTTATTTTGAATGCTCTGATGATCCTGCTCGATGCAGAGGGCAGCTGGCTGGAGTATGCAGACTCAGGATTCTCTGTCTTACTGATCAAAGGAGATGAGCGTGCGGTAGAGGCGGCCCGTTTAAATAAATATTCTTTTGAAACAACGGTCTTTGAAATCAACCAAGGTAATTTACACGGAGAGTTAGGCGTTTTACAGCCTCGTGATTTCAGCCGGGCGGAATTTCTGCTCCCTCTAATGGCTGAAGAGTGTATCATTGCTTTTGATGGGGTTTGTTTATGCCGGCTGCTCAAGAAACAGCTGGATGTACTTTTGGGTGCGGTTGGCAGTGCAGTTGTTATGATTGACCGTCATTATCGAATTATCTATGCCAACAGACAGGCAGAGCAATTGATGAATGGTGCAAATGTTGACCTGCTCGGAAGCTCGATCGCTGATTGGCCGGGACCGTGGCTGGGTTATATCCGTTCCAATACCATTATCCCGGTTGGCGGGCAAATGGATTCTTTCCCGGATAAGTACAGTGATTCCGACATTTGCCGCGTTGACTGGCAGGTGTCTCCGCTGCTGGAAGAAACGACAGTCAGAGGCTGGCTGCTGCTGTTGGAGGATCGGACGGATTATTACCGCTGGCAGGAGAGTGCCCGTCAGGCTGAACGTTTTGAGGCGACTGCAAAAATGGTGGGCGTCCTGGCGCATGAACTGCGTAATCCAATCAGTGCGGCAAGCGGGCTTCTACAGCTCATGGGCCGCAAGAAAGATCCTGAACTGACACGCAATTATAAAGACCTGGTTTTGCGGGAACTTGACAGGGTCACCCGTTTATTGAATGAATTTTTGCTGCTTGGAAAACCATCCAACATTGAAGCCGAACCGATTGACCCGGTTGCTTTTCTCCAGGAACTGATGCCGCTGTTTCAAGGAGAAGCTATGGGTACAAAGTCGGATATTATTCTGGAAACAGGAAAGGTCTCACCAGTGGCAGCTGATCCGGGACAATTAACGCAGGTCATGCTGAATCTGGTACGAAATGCAGTCCAGGCTGCAGACGCCGGGGGAAGAGTAATCATTCGGCTGGAAGAACGCGGCAATCAGGTTTGTATCAATGTCATAGACAACGGGCCGGGATTAACGCCGGAAGCCATGAAAAATTTATTCCGTCCGTTTTTTACCACGAAAGAAAGGGGAACCGGTCTTGGACTTCCAATTGTTCGGGCCATCGTACATAATCATGGCGGTGAAATTACGGCTTTTAACAGGGAAGAGGGTGGCGCTGTCTTTTCAATGAGTTTCCCCCCGGCGGCAAACGAAAAAAACAGTGAGACCGACGTACTGATCGCACTGGAAGATAATTTGTTTAATTATCCGTTGGAGCAGGCCCTTTTGAGCACTGGGGTAAAAGTAACAACGATTTCGGGTCTGAAAAGGGTGCTACAAGGTTCCGATGAAATGGGTTCCTTTGAAATTTATCCCAAAGTCGTTATTGCCGAATCACCGGATGGGGAGGACGGCCCGAAGACGTCAGCATTAATTGCTGAATGCCGCACACATTGGCCTGATTCCAGGATCCTGCTGCTTGTGACATCAATACAGCCGCCATCGATGGTTAAAGAAACGGATGAAGCAATACAGTACAGTGGGAACCAGCAAGTAAGCTATATACAATATTCTGCTGATCTGACCGGATTGATCAGTACAGTGCAGCGTTTATTGGAACATTGGGAATAA
- the mscL gene encoding large-conductance mechanosensitive channel protein MscL, with product MVNEFKHFIMKGNIVDLAVAVIIGGAFGKIVTSLVNDILMPVIGFLLGRINFANLKIVITEATDSVPEAAIRYGAFIQSIVDFLIISLAIFFMLKVLMKLRKKKEEEPLAPESPPEPSNEEILLTEIRDILKSR from the coding sequence ATGGTTAATGAGTTCAAACATTTCATCATGAAAGGTAACATTGTCGATTTGGCGGTAGCTGTAATTATTGGTGGTGCCTTCGGGAAGATTGTCACGTCTCTAGTTAATGATATACTGATGCCGGTTATCGGATTCTTGCTCGGAAGGATTAATTTCGCTAATCTGAAAATTGTCATTACGGAAGCGACAGACAGTGTACCGGAAGCGGCGATCAGGTATGGCGCATTCATTCAATCGATTGTTGATTTTCTGATTATTTCACTGGCCATCTTCTTTATGCTGAAAGTGCTGATGAAATTAAGGAAAAAGAAAGAAGAAGAGCCGCTCGCTCCCGAATCACCTCCGGAACCTTCTAATGAGGAAATCCTGCTTACGGAGATAAGGGATATCCTGAAATCCAGGTAA
- a CDS encoding response regulator, translating into MNKILVVEDNPVIGMVIQTVLTDEGHQVEVRKSAMEGLYLMYTGFIPDLVLTDLIMREMDGRDFIQKMRNDKKLCSIPAVIITASIPNAENLPDKDQFQGLLSKPFDLEVLVDTVDKLVNHQTPATNNAALQDSTPVAV; encoded by the coding sequence ATGAATAAAATATTGGTCGTTGAAGATAACCCCGTTATTGGAATGGTTATTCAAACCGTGTTAACCGATGAAGGACATCAGGTTGAAGTGCGGAAAAGCGCCATGGAAGGTCTGTACCTGATGTACACCGGTTTTATTCCTGATTTAGTCCTTACTGATTTGATCATGAGAGAAATGGATGGCAGAGATTTTATCCAGAAAATGCGTAATGATAAAAAGCTTTGCAGTATCCCTGCAGTCATTATTACGGCTTCAATCCCTAATGCAGAAAATTTGCCTGATAAAGATCAGTTTCAGGGGTTGCTGAGTAAACCTTTTGATCTGGAAGTTTTGGTCGATACCGTTGACAAGCTGGTAAATCATCAAACACCTGCAACCAATAACGCTGCACTTCAGGATTCGACACCGGTCGCAGTATAA
- a CDS encoding glycoside hydrolase family 26 protein yields the protein MRKPISLILITVLVTFTIFLSCLNNKISLAETNRAGETSLVANSSQSAESNTLYGAWMGTWPSATDRNIENYNILSNHHCGVIHSFIYSYQNMDDWADFMDYTKEQEAINLLTIILVKNNGKQYSTVDINKGELDAYFTEIAKQLKNWQDGSEIWFQPLYEANGYWFGWNIGNSKINTNETYRNAYQRIVTIFRDNGATNVKFVYNVNYQNNGEGASYMGAYPGDNFVDYVSIDGYNWGTSQSWSKWQTFRQTFDAAYTALTKGSNKPVIITEVASTEKGGSKADWITDMKKQIETGAYPELKAVIWFNDNGNSEEMDWTIDTSESSLAAYQE from the coding sequence ATGAGAAAGCCAATATCTCTGATACTTATTACTGTTCTTGTAACTTTTACTATTTTTCTCTCTTGCCTAAATAACAAAATCAGCTTAGCGGAAACAAATAGAGCTGGAGAGACATCTCTTGTGGCTAATTCCTCTCAATCTGCTGAATCAAACACGTTGTACGGGGCATGGATGGGAACATGGCCCTCTGCAACGGACAGAAATATTGAAAATTACAATATTCTTTCCAATCATCATTGTGGGGTTATTCATTCATTTATCTATTCATATCAGAATATGGATGACTGGGCCGACTTTATGGATTATACGAAAGAACAAGAAGCTATTAACTTACTAACCATTATTTTAGTGAAAAATAATGGAAAGCAATACAGTACCGTCGATATTAATAAAGGAGAACTGGATGCATACTTTACCGAGATTGCCAAGCAACTAAAGAATTGGCAGGACGGCTCTGAGATTTGGTTTCAACCTTTGTATGAGGCAAATGGGTACTGGTTTGGCTGGAATATCGGAAATAGCAAGATTAATACCAATGAAACATACAGAAATGCCTATCAACGTATTGTAACCATATTCCGCGATAATGGAGCAACTAACGTAAAATTTGTGTACAATGTCAATTACCAAAATAATGGGGAAGGGGCCTCCTATATGGGGGCTTATCCCGGTGATAACTTTGTTGATTATGTTTCAATTGACGGATATAACTGGGGAACATCACAGTCTTGGAGCAAATGGCAAACATTTCGGCAAACATTTGATGCTGCTTACACTGCACTGACAAAGGGCTCAAACAAACCGGTAATTATTACTGAAGTAGCTTCAACAGAAAAGGGCGGCAGTAAAGCTGACTGGATCACCGATATGAAAAAACAAATTGAGACTGGAGCTTATCCAGAACTGAAAGCTGTAATTTGGTTTAATGACAATGGCAATTCTGAAGAGATGGATTGGACAATTGATACTTCAGAGTCTTCATTAGCCGCTTATCAAGAATAA